The following are encoded in a window of Bacillus thermozeamaize genomic DNA:
- a CDS encoding 50S ribosomal protein L35 → MPKMKTHRGAAKRLKKSGTGKLIRRRANISHLLSGKPSTRKRRLGHAAVVSKGDTKRIAQLLYNK, encoded by the coding sequence ATGCCCAAGATGAAAACCCATCGCGGAGCGGCGAAGCGGCTGAAAAAGAGCGGAACGGGGAAGCTGATCCGCCGCCGCGCCAACATCAGCCACTTGTTGTCCGGAAAACCATCCACGCGCAAGCGTCGGCTTGGACATGCGGCTGTTGTCAGCAAGGGAGATACGAAACGCATCGCGCAATTGCTGTACAACAAATAA